Proteins encoded together in one Acidimicrobiia bacterium window:
- a CDS encoding fumarylacetoacetate hydrolase family protein, giving the protein MRLATIRTGDGTHAARVDGNTLVELEYPDVGALLRSGHDPLERAERGEHVTGAEHPLAGADFAPVVLDPGKIVCVGVNYADHIAEMGREAPEFPTLFAKFTDALIGARDAIVLPGVSDMVDWEVELAVVIGRTVRHASPDEAAAAIAGFTVANDISMRDFQNRTLQWLQGKTFEHATPVGPWMVTPDEVGGTAPDLELTCEVDGVVRQRSRTSQLVFGPAAVVAYLSNVVSLRPGDLVLTGTPGGVGNAMDPPVYLHAGEVVRTAIEGIGELVNSCVPEMP; this is encoded by the coding sequence ATGCGACTGGCGACGATCCGGACGGGCGACGGGACGCACGCCGCTCGTGTCGACGGGAACACGCTGGTCGAACTCGAGTACCCCGACGTCGGCGCTCTCTTACGGTCGGGTCACGATCCGCTCGAGCGCGCCGAGCGCGGCGAGCACGTCACGGGCGCGGAGCATCCGCTCGCCGGTGCCGACTTCGCGCCGGTCGTGCTCGATCCCGGAAAGATCGTGTGCGTGGGCGTGAACTACGCCGACCACATCGCGGAGATGGGACGCGAGGCGCCGGAGTTCCCGACGCTCTTTGCCAAGTTCACCGATGCGCTGATCGGCGCTCGCGACGCGATCGTCCTGCCGGGTGTGTCCGACATGGTCGACTGGGAAGTCGAGCTCGCGGTCGTGATCGGCCGCACGGTGCGCCACGCGTCACCCGACGAAGCCGCAGCCGCGATCGCCGGCTTCACGGTGGCCAACGACATCTCCATGCGCGACTTCCAGAACCGCACCCTCCAGTGGCTCCAGGGCAAGACCTTCGAGCACGCCACGCCGGTCGGCCCGTGGATGGTCACGCCCGACGAGGTAGGCGGCACCGCGCCCGACCTCGAGCTCACCTGCGAGGTCGACGGCGTCGTCCGTCAACGGAGCCGAACCTCACAACTCGTGTTCGGCCCTGCCGCGGTCGTCGCCTACCTGAGCAACGTCGTGTCGCTCAGGCCCGGCGACCTCGTGCTCACCGGCACACCCGGCGGAGTGGGCAACGCGATGGACCCACCCGTGTACCTGCACGCCGGCGAGGTGGTGCGCACCGCGATCGAGGGCATTGGGGAGCTCGTCAACTCCTGCGTCCCCGAGATGCCCTGA
- a CDS encoding LLM class flavin-dependent oxidoreductase encodes MRMGLDVAQQRMPFAEVVSRAQFAEGLGFDGVWGFDHFKPMYGEGVGECFEGMSTLAALSGVTERVRLGLLVAGFTYRPIGLFAAQALTIDHASNGRLELTLGAAWFEQEHKALALPFPPTGERVAMFDEALTVLRGLLTQENYSFEGAFYTIEDATLYPHGVQQPHPPIWVGATQPRMIGIAARHADVWHSFGPAEWLADKAQLLSERAELAGRDPASIMHAGSLSIEGDWDDVRKAAGAFRDGGFGYLVVGWPGEGRTRVEEFVRVAMPDFTS; translated from the coding sequence ATGCGGATGGGACTCGATGTCGCGCAACAGCGGATGCCGTTCGCCGAGGTGGTGTCACGGGCGCAGTTCGCCGAGGGCCTCGGCTTCGACGGCGTGTGGGGTTTCGATCACTTCAAGCCGATGTACGGCGAGGGCGTGGGTGAGTGCTTCGAGGGCATGAGCACGCTTGCCGCGCTGTCGGGTGTGACCGAGAGGGTGCGCCTCGGCTTGCTGGTGGCCGGTTTCACATACCGACCGATCGGATTGTTCGCGGCGCAGGCCCTCACCATCGACCACGCGTCGAACGGCAGGCTCGAGCTCACGCTGGGCGCGGCATGGTTCGAGCAGGAGCACAAGGCGTTGGCGCTGCCGTTCCCGCCGACGGGCGAGCGCGTCGCGATGTTCGACGAGGCGCTGACCGTGCTGCGCGGGCTCCTCACCCAAGAGAACTACTCGTTCGAAGGCGCGTTCTACACGATCGAAGACGCGACGCTGTACCCACACGGCGTGCAGCAACCGCACCCGCCGATCTGGGTGGGCGCGACGCAGCCGCGCATGATCGGCATCGCGGCTCGGCACGCCGACGTGTGGCACTCGTTCGGACCGGCGGAGTGGCTGGCCGACAAGGCGCAGTTGCTCAGCGAGCGAGCAGAGCTTGCGGGACGCGATCCGGCGTCGATCATGCACGCGGGGTCTCTGTCGATCGAAGGCGACTGGGACGACGTACGGAAGGCCGCCGGCGCGTTCCGCGACGGGGGCTTCGGTTACCTCGTGGTGGGCTGGCCGGGCGAAGGCCGTACGCGCGTCGAGGAGTTCGTGCGTGTGGCGATGCCCGACTTCACCAGTTGA
- the serC gene encoding phosphoserine transaminase: MTVRIPPELLPGDGRFGSGPSKVRTEAVRALADAGAGYLGTSHRREGVRAVVRAAREGLTELFALPNGYEVLLGTGGSTLFWDAAAFGLVVHRAEHLVFGEFSSKFAAVTAGAPFLDDPFVIESEPGTHPDLVVDGSVDVYAFPHNETSTGVMMDVRRPAKAEGLMLVDGASSAAGLRVDPTQFDAYYFAPQKAFAADAGIWVALCSPAAIERIERVAATGRWVPPSLSLPIALENSRLDQTYNTPPLASIFLLADSVRWMLDNGGLEWTTSRCDQSAEIVYGWAEASAHATPYVAKPSERSRTIACIDFVDTVDAAAVAVALRDNSILDTESYRKLGRNQLRIALFPAIEPDDVAALTRCIDFVIDALSPPNPNLRRSRL; the protein is encoded by the coding sequence GTGACCGTGCGCATCCCGCCCGAGCTGCTTCCCGGCGACGGCCGGTTCGGATCCGGGCCGTCGAAGGTGCGCACCGAAGCCGTACGCGCGCTCGCCGACGCCGGCGCCGGCTACCTCGGCACCAGCCACCGCCGTGAGGGCGTGCGCGCGGTCGTGCGCGCGGCGCGCGAAGGGCTCACCGAGCTCTTCGCGCTTCCGAACGGCTACGAGGTGCTGCTCGGAACCGGTGGCAGCACGCTGTTCTGGGACGCGGCCGCGTTCGGTCTGGTCGTGCACCGCGCCGAGCATCTGGTGTTCGGCGAGTTCTCGTCGAAGTTCGCGGCCGTCACCGCCGGCGCGCCGTTCCTCGACGACCCGTTCGTGATCGAGTCGGAGCCGGGCACGCATCCCGATCTGGTGGTCGACGGCTCGGTCGACGTGTACGCGTTCCCGCACAACGAGACGTCCACCGGCGTCATGATGGATGTACGCCGCCCGGCCAAGGCCGAGGGGCTCATGCTCGTCGACGGCGCTTCAAGCGCCGCCGGGCTGCGCGTCGACCCCACGCAGTTCGACGCGTACTACTTCGCGCCGCAGAAGGCCTTCGCCGCCGACGCAGGGATCTGGGTCGCGCTCTGCTCTCCGGCCGCGATCGAGCGCATCGAGCGCGTCGCGGCCACGGGGCGTTGGGTGCCGCCGTCGCTCAGTCTCCCGATCGCGCTCGAGAACTCGCGCCTCGACCAGACCTACAACACGCCGCCGCTCGCTTCGATCTTCCTGCTCGCCGACTCGGTGCGCTGGATGCTCGACAACGGCGGCCTCGAGTGGACAACGTCGCGCTGTGACCAGTCTGCCGAGATCGTGTACGGCTGGGCCGAGGCGAGCGCGCACGCCACCCCTTACGTGGCGAAGCCGTCGGAGCGAAGCCGCACGATCGCGTGCATCGACTTCGTCGACACCGTCGACGCCGCGGCCGTGGCCGTCGCACTGCGCGACAACAGCATCCTCGACACCGAGTCCTACCGAAAGCTCGGACGCAACCAGCTGCGCATCGCGCTGTTCCCGGCGATCGAACCCGACGACGTCGCCGCGCTCACGCGCTGCATCGACTTCGTGATCGACGCGCTCTCACCCCCAAACCCGAACTTGCGTCGTTCAAGGCTGTAG
- a CDS encoding M20/M25/M40 family metallo-hydrolase, with amino-acid sequence MIPDADADVDVERARRELDHLVRIPSISADPAHAADVRASADAVEVLMEESGLESVRQIVVDGGHPYVVGEWTNQPGAPTVLLYAHHDVQPPGYVDRWTGDPFEPREIDGRLFGRGTADDKAGVVAHLAVVRGWLGATGALPCNVKVLAEGEEEIGSPGLGRFLADHVAELQSDVLLLADAGNWKVGVPGLTYSLRGLAGVDVRVRALDGPVHSGMAGGLVPDPILALARMLATLADERGDPAFDGCWDDYEPPSRAERARLDALPHNIDRLRADWGVRDSVELAGDPDTHVFERLWLRPAITVIGIDGHPIAGSSNQITAVAAARISVRVGRGQDPNRLNDALRAHLERRVPLGLELSVTPIEAVPAWHCDPTGWAFDAATRALRAGFGVDPVCMGVGGTIPFVGPFADAFGGIPALLLGPADPSSRIHGEDESLHLGDWHSLIRSEIHLLAELAANNTGQQRAGPNLAR; translated from the coding sequence ATGATCCCCGACGCCGACGCCGACGTCGACGTCGAGCGCGCGCGCCGCGAGCTCGACCACCTCGTACGAATCCCGAGCATCAGCGCCGATCCCGCGCACGCGGCTGACGTGCGCGCGAGCGCCGACGCGGTCGAGGTGCTCATGGAGGAATCGGGGCTCGAGTCCGTGCGCCAGATCGTGGTCGACGGTGGGCATCCGTACGTCGTCGGCGAGTGGACCAACCAACCCGGCGCCCCGACCGTGCTGTTGTACGCGCACCACGACGTCCAGCCTCCGGGCTACGTCGACCGCTGGACCGGCGATCCGTTCGAGCCCCGCGAGATCGACGGCCGCCTGTTCGGGCGTGGCACCGCCGACGACAAGGCAGGCGTGGTCGCGCACCTCGCCGTGGTGCGCGGCTGGCTCGGCGCGACCGGCGCGCTGCCGTGCAACGTGAAGGTGCTCGCCGAGGGTGAGGAGGAGATCGGCTCACCCGGCCTCGGCCGGTTCCTCGCCGACCACGTCGCCGAGCTGCAGTCCGACGTGCTGCTGCTCGCCGACGCGGGCAACTGGAAGGTGGGTGTCCCGGGGCTCACCTACTCGTTGCGGGGCCTGGCCGGGGTCGACGTGCGGGTGCGCGCGCTCGACGGTCCGGTGCACAGCGGCATGGCCGGCGGGCTCGTCCCCGACCCGATCCTCGCGCTCGCGCGCATGCTCGCGACGCTCGCCGACGAGCGCGGCGATCCCGCGTTCGACGGCTGCTGGGACGACTACGAGCCACCGAGCCGCGCCGAACGCGCGCGCCTCGACGCCCTCCCCCACAACATCGACCGGCTGCGCGCCGACTGGGGCGTGCGCGACAGCGTCGAGCTCGCGGGCGATCCCGACACGCATGTGTTCGAACGCCTGTGGCTGCGCCCGGCGATCACCGTCATCGGGATCGACGGCCACCCGATCGCGGGGTCGTCGAACCAGATCACAGCGGTTGCCGCGGCCCGCATCAGCGTGCGCGTCGGGCGCGGCCAAGACCCGAACCGGCTCAACGACGCGCTGCGCGCGCACCTCGAGCGACGCGTTCCCCTCGGGCTCGAGCTCTCGGTCACCCCGATCGAAGCCGTTCCCGCGTGGCACTGCGATCCCACCGGTTGGGCGTTCGACGCGGCGACGCGCGCGCTGCGCGCCGGCTTCGGTGTCGACCCGGTGTGCATGGGTGTCGGCGGAACCATCCCGTTCGTCGGCCCGTTCGCCGACGCGTTCGGCGGCATCCCCGCGCTGCTGCTCGGCCCGGCCGACCCGTCGAGTCGCATCCACGGCGAGGACGAGAGCCTCCACCTCGGCGACTGGCACTCTCTCATCCGCAGCGAGATACACCTCCTCGCCGAGCTCGCGGCAAACAACACGGGGCAGCAGAGGGCAGGCCCTAACCTCGCGCGGTGA
- a CDS encoding cytochrome b/b6 domain-containing protein, with protein sequence MPPDANPDIEIAGIVVERPPPTTLLRFDRVERTLHWVNAALFGILMLTGAALYAGPISTLVGHREFVRNVHVYSGLFLPIPVLMAIAGRRGARLRTDLGRLNRWSRDDARWLRRKRRHDVRLGKFNPGQKLNTAFVVGAGVVMLGTGSIMHWFDAFPLDWRTGATFAHDWFALGIWVAVLGHIFFALRDQDSLEAMLGGEISAKWARKKAPLWYEELTR encoded by the coding sequence ATGCCACCTGACGCCAATCCCGACATCGAGATCGCGGGCATCGTGGTCGAGCGACCGCCGCCCACCACACTCCTGCGCTTCGATCGCGTCGAGCGCACGCTCCACTGGGTGAACGCAGCGCTGTTCGGCATCCTCATGCTCACCGGTGCGGCGCTCTACGCCGGGCCGATCTCCACGTTGGTGGGACACCGCGAGTTCGTCCGCAACGTGCACGTGTACTCGGGGCTGTTCCTCCCGATCCCGGTCCTCATGGCGATCGCCGGACGGCGCGGCGCGCGCCTGCGCACCGACCTCGGCCGTCTGAACCGATGGAGTCGCGACGACGCACGATGGTTGCGTCGCAAGCGGCGACACGATGTGCGGCTCGGCAAGTTCAACCCCGGGCAGAAGCTCAACACCGCGTTCGTCGTCGGCGCCGGGGTCGTGATGTTGGGCACCGGTTCGATCATGCACTGGTTCGACGCGTTCCCGCTCGACTGGCGCACGGGCGCGACGTTCGCGCACGACTGGTTCGCGCTCGGCATCTGGGTCGCGGTGCTCGGCCACATCTTCTTCGCGCTCCGCGACCAGGACTCGCTCGAAGCCATGCTCGGCGGCGAGATCTCCGCCAAGTGGGCGCGCAAGAAGGCACCGCTCTGGTACGAGGAGCTCACCCGATGA
- a CDS encoding molybdopterin-dependent oxidoreductase, protein MSETGGTPVGRRVFVGLVGLGAVGVLLGARAQDWLERAVGPLIAKDGTGLASLLPIGRFRIYTVTGDLPSRSRDRYRLRVKGLVDEEITLSYADITAMEPTAFTRDFQCVTGWRVHDVAWKGVRLGDVLDRAGVQPEARAVHFTSFDGAYSESLTMEQARRRDVLVAYELEGSPLSDEHGGPVRLYVAPMYGYKSLKWLDTIVLTKHVQEGYWETRGYAVDAWVGKSNGRDDDAT, encoded by the coding sequence ATGAGTGAGACAGGCGGCACCCCAGTCGGGCGGCGGGTGTTCGTCGGCCTGGTGGGCCTCGGTGCCGTGGGGGTGCTGCTCGGAGCTCGAGCGCAGGACTGGCTCGAACGGGCGGTGGGCCCCCTGATCGCCAAGGACGGCACCGGCCTCGCCTCGCTCCTCCCCATCGGGCGGTTCCGTATCTACACGGTGACGGGCGACCTGCCCTCCCGCTCGCGAGACCGGTACCGGCTCCGGGTGAAGGGCCTCGTCGACGAGGAGATCACCCTCTCCTACGCCGATATCACCGCCATGGAACCCACGGCGTTCACCCGCGACTTCCAGTGCGTCACCGGCTGGCGCGTGCACGACGTCGCCTGGAAGGGCGTGCGGCTCGGCGACGTGCTCGACCGCGCGGGTGTGCAACCCGAGGCCCGCGCCGTGCACTTCACGTCGTTCGACGGCGCCTACTCCGAGAGCCTCACGATGGAACAGGCACGCCGCCGCGACGTGCTCGTCGCGTACGAGCTCGAAGGATCACCACTCTCCGACGAGCACGGCGGCCCCGTTCGCCTCTACGTCGCGCCGATGTACGGCTACAAGTCCTTGAAGTGGCTCGACACCATCGTGCTCACGAAACACGTCCAAGAGGGCTACTGGGAGACGCGCGGCTACGCCGTCGACGCCTGGGTCGGCAAGTCCAACGGGCGCGACGACGATGCCACCTGA
- a CDS encoding FAD-binding oxidoreductase, translated as MATTGTATYELPGFQGELFYPGDAGYDDARALFNGMIDRSPALIARCSSDDDVVAAVNLARTQGIALSVFGGGHGVTGSAMVDGGICVDLRGMKGISVDPKAQTVRAEGGLTWGEFDAATAEHGLVVTGGRATTTGIAGLALGSGSGWIERKFGFACDNLIEVELVTADGRKVRASETENAELFWGLRGGGGNFGVVTAFHFQLHPLPPLILGGMLIYPAAVGNDLLRFYRAFMLAAPDEVGGGVAFITAPPAPFVPPEVQGHPVIGIVVSYAGDVDEGARVFAPLREWGPPAIDLVEPMPYVAVQQLVEAGFPKGLRNYWTADFYDTLPDKAIDVLVEHATNPVSPHSQMLLIPGGGAISRVPEDAMAFGQRHAEWNIHYLSMWEQPADDTKNIEYTRAISGAMKPWASGRVYLNFIGDEGQERVESGFGPETYPRLQALKKQWDPDNLFRHNQNIKPA; from the coding sequence ATGGCGACGACCGGTACTGCGACCTACGAGCTCCCGGGTTTCCAGGGCGAGCTCTTCTACCCCGGTGATGCGGGCTACGACGACGCCCGCGCTCTGTTCAACGGGATGATCGACCGATCACCGGCGCTGATTGCCCGCTGCTCGTCGGATGACGACGTGGTTGCAGCCGTGAATCTGGCGCGCACCCAGGGCATCGCGCTGTCGGTGTTCGGCGGTGGTCACGGCGTGACGGGTTCCGCGATGGTCGACGGTGGGATCTGCGTGGACTTGCGCGGGATGAAGGGCATCAGCGTGGACCCGAAGGCGCAGACGGTGCGGGCCGAGGGCGGCCTCACCTGGGGCGAGTTCGACGCTGCGACCGCGGAGCACGGGCTCGTGGTCACCGGAGGGCGGGCGACCACCACCGGTATCGCCGGTCTCGCGCTCGGCAGTGGGAGTGGCTGGATCGAGCGCAAGTTCGGGTTCGCGTGCGACAACCTGATCGAGGTGGAGCTCGTCACCGCCGACGGCCGCAAAGTGCGGGCGTCGGAAACCGAGAACGCCGAGCTGTTCTGGGGCCTGCGCGGTGGGGGCGGCAACTTCGGCGTTGTCACCGCGTTCCACTTCCAGCTTCACCCGCTGCCGCCCCTGATCCTTGGGGGCATGTTGATCTACCCCGCGGCGGTCGGAAACGACCTGCTCCGCTTCTATCGCGCTTTCATGCTCGCGGCACCCGACGAAGTCGGAGGCGGCGTGGCCTTCATCACCGCGCCGCCCGCGCCCTTCGTCCCGCCAGAAGTGCAAGGCCATCCCGTCATCGGAATCGTGGTGTCGTACGCGGGCGACGTCGACGAAGGCGCGCGCGTGTTCGCACCGTTGCGCGAGTGGGGCCCGCCGGCGATCGACCTCGTGGAGCCCATGCCCTACGTCGCCGTGCAGCAGCTCGTCGAGGCCGGGTTCCCGAAGGGTTTGCGGAACTACTGGACGGCCGACTTCTACGACACGCTCCCCGACAAGGCAATCGACGTGCTCGTCGAGCACGCGACGAATCCGGTGTCACCGCACAGTCAGATGTTGCTCATACCCGGCGGCGGCGCGATCTCGCGCGTGCCGGAGGACGCCATGGCGTTCGGCCAGCGTCACGCGGAGTGGAACATCCACTACCTGTCGATGTGGGAGCAGCCCGCCGACGACACCAAGAACATCGAGTACACGCGCGCGATCTCCGGAGCGATGAAGCCGTGGGCGTCGGGGCGCGTGTACCTCAACTTCATCGGCGACGAAGGTCAGGAGCGGGTCGAGTCGGGGTTCGGACCCGAGACGTATCCGCGCCTCCAAGCCCTCAAGAAGCAGTGGGACCCCGACAACCTGTTCCGCCACAACCAGAACATCAAACCCGCGTAG
- a CDS encoding 2,3-bisphosphoglycerate-independent phosphoglycerate mutase: MDPSDLIQPADTKILLIVMDGLGGYADAEHGTELEEAVTPNLDRLAAEGITGLCEPVGPGITPGSGPGHLGLFGYDPEQFELGRGALSAAGLDFELEAGDVAARGNLATLGPGGVVTDRRAGRIPDAEAQAVVARLQAAVHLPGVEVFFRHEREHRLLVVLRGDGLDARLGDTDPQQTGVPPLAPSSLAPEAKRTADLVVELDAQIRDTLASDASANVVLLRGFDTHRELPSFEERYGLHAAAVAVYPMYRGIAHLLGMDVLGRPADLAAQLGLLLDAWSSYDYFFLHYKYTDSAGEDGDRARKIAAIETFDAVVPELRALGPDVIVVSGDHSTPSQMAAHSWHPVPTLLWSERCGRDDTDRFGERWCRHGMLGIRPTKDLMALMLANAGRLAKYGA, translated from the coding sequence ATGGACCCGTCCGATCTGATCCAGCCCGCCGACACCAAGATCCTGCTCATCGTGATGGACGGCCTCGGCGGCTACGCCGACGCGGAGCACGGCACCGAGCTCGAGGAGGCCGTCACCCCCAACCTCGACCGGCTCGCGGCCGAGGGGATCACCGGGCTCTGCGAGCCCGTCGGCCCCGGGATCACGCCCGGCTCGGGGCCCGGCCACCTCGGCCTCTTCGGCTACGACCCGGAGCAGTTCGAGCTCGGGCGCGGCGCGCTCTCGGCCGCCGGTCTCGACTTCGAGCTCGAGGCGGGCGACGTCGCGGCGCGCGGCAATCTCGCCACGCTCGGGCCCGGCGGCGTCGTCACCGACCGGCGCGCCGGGCGCATCCCCGACGCGGAAGCGCAGGCCGTCGTCGCTCGGCTGCAGGCCGCGGTGCACCTCCCGGGAGTCGAGGTGTTCTTCCGGCACGAGCGCGAGCACCGGCTGCTGGTCGTGCTGCGCGGCGACGGGCTCGACGCGCGCCTGGGCGACACCGACCCGCAGCAGACCGGCGTGCCGCCGCTCGCGCCGTCGTCGCTCGCGCCCGAAGCGAAACGCACCGCCGATCTGGTCGTCGAGCTCGACGCGCAAATCCGCGACACACTCGCGAGCGACGCCAGCGCCAACGTCGTGCTGCTGCGCGGCTTCGACACGCACCGGGAGCTCCCGAGCTTCGAGGAGCGCTACGGACTCCACGCGGCCGCGGTCGCCGTATACCCGATGTACCGCGGGATCGCGCACCTGCTCGGCATGGACGTGCTCGGTCGGCCCGCGGATCTCGCTGCGCAGCTCGGGCTGCTGCTCGACGCGTGGAGCAGCTACGACTACTTCTTCCTGCACTATAAGTACACCGACTCCGCCGGTGAAGACGGCGACCGCGCGCGCAAGATCGCCGCGATCGAGACGTTCGACGCGGTCGTACCCGAGCTGCGCGCGCTCGGCCCCGATGTGATCGTCGTCAGCGGCGACCACTCCACGCCGTCGCAGATGGCCGCGCACTCGTGGCACCCGGTACCCACACTGCTGTGGAGCGAGCGCTGCGGTCGCGACGACACCGACCGCTTCGGCGAGCGCTGGTGCCGTCACGGCATGCTCGGCATCCGCCCCACCAAAGACCTGATGGCCTTGATGCTCGCCAACGCGGGCCGCCTCGCCAAGTACGGCGCCTAA
- a CDS encoding thioesterase family protein, with the protein MPDTLPESIFHLDGDVAVPTELARGPWSPHAQHGGAPSALLAGVLERVDAGPPAFTVRLTVDLMRPVPLAPLRIATRVVRPGKKLQIVEASLYDGDIEVARATALRLRTLDDELDTSWQAPDVAVLAPPSGPSAFPRMESGQLGYWNAVEMSPIVGELFVPGPAAVWFRLRVPVVAGEEPSPLQRVAAVADFGNGVGSGIDRSRLSFINADVTITLHRLPVGEWVALDGVMFAEPTGIGVAETVLHDQRGRIGRGVQAVILEELRGA; encoded by the coding sequence GTGCCCGACACTCTGCCCGAGTCGATCTTCCATCTCGACGGCGACGTCGCCGTCCCGACCGAGCTCGCGCGCGGTCCCTGGTCGCCGCACGCACAGCACGGCGGTGCGCCGTCGGCGCTGCTCGCGGGCGTGCTCGAACGCGTCGACGCGGGTCCGCCGGCGTTCACCGTCCGCCTCACGGTCGACCTCATGCGTCCGGTGCCACTTGCGCCGTTGCGCATCGCGACGCGCGTCGTGCGTCCGGGCAAGAAGCTGCAGATCGTCGAAGCCTCGCTCTACGACGGCGACATCGAGGTTGCGCGCGCGACCGCGCTCAGGTTGCGCACGTTGGACGACGAGCTCGACACGAGCTGGCAGGCGCCCGACGTGGCGGTGCTCGCGCCTCCGAGCGGACCGTCGGCGTTCCCGCGGATGGAGAGCGGGCAGCTCGGGTACTGGAACGCGGTCGAGATGAGCCCGATCGTCGGCGAGCTCTTCGTGCCCGGGCCGGCAGCCGTGTGGTTCCGCCTGCGTGTACCCGTGGTGGCGGGCGAGGAGCCGTCGCCGCTGCAGCGGGTGGCCGCGGTGGCGGACTTCGGGAATGGCGTGGGATCGGGCATCGACCGCAGCCGGCTCTCGTTCATCAACGCCGACGTCACCATCACGCTGCACCGGCTCCCGGTAGGCGAGTGGGTGGCGCTCGACGGCGTGATGTTCGCCGAGCCGACCGGGATCGGCGTTGCCGAGACCGTGCTGCACGACCAGCGTGGCCGAATCGGGCGTGGCGTGCAGGCCGTGATCCTCGAGGAACTGAGGGGCGCCTGA
- the ychF gene encoding redox-regulated ATPase YchF — translation MERLGLVGLPNSGKSSLFNALTGASSVVAAHPFSTTETTVGIAHVSDERVDLLGEMSHSKKLVYTSFEILDIAALVKGSSGGEGLGNSFLGSLRDCDAILFVLRAFEDDAVPGDTDPAAALDTLELELVLADLASAEGRLSRQQRAAKGDKTLAGEVAALARAVAVLGDGVPIYRSDLTGDEREHLAAAFLLTDKPVLVVVNIGEDQLDRADEVASSVSRGDDVLAVCLQLEAEAGALDPDSRAEMLEGLGLGIGVLPRVARAAYHLLGRRTFLTTGDKETRAWTFRAGSKAPECAGVIHSDLQRGFIRAEVIEWRELLEIGSWAKAKEQGRLRVEGKDYIVLDGDVLEIRFNV, via the coding sequence TTGGAACGTCTCGGGCTCGTCGGCCTCCCCAACAGCGGCAAGTCGAGCCTCTTCAACGCGCTCACGGGTGCATCGTCGGTGGTTGCCGCGCACCCCTTCTCGACCACCGAGACCACCGTGGGGATCGCGCACGTGTCCGACGAGCGGGTCGATCTGCTGGGCGAGATGTCGCACTCGAAGAAGCTCGTGTACACGAGCTTCGAGATCCTCGACATCGCCGCGCTCGTGAAGGGATCGAGCGGCGGGGAGGGGCTCGGAAACTCCTTCCTCGGCTCGCTGCGCGACTGCGACGCCATCCTGTTCGTGCTGCGGGCCTTCGAGGACGACGCCGTCCCCGGCGACACCGATCCGGCGGCGGCGCTCGACACGCTCGAGCTCGAGCTCGTGCTCGCCGACCTCGCGTCGGCTGAGGGCCGGCTCTCCCGGCAACAGCGGGCGGCCAAGGGCGACAAGACGCTGGCGGGCGAGGTCGCGGCACTGGCGCGGGCCGTGGCCGTGCTCGGCGACGGCGTGCCGATCTACCGGTCGGATCTCACGGGCGACGAGCGGGAACACCTTGCCGCCGCGTTCCTGCTCACCGACAAGCCGGTGCTCGTGGTGGTGAACATCGGCGAGGACCAGCTCGACCGGGCTGACGAAGTCGCGTCGAGCGTGTCGAGGGGTGACGACGTACTCGCAGTGTGCCTGCAGCTCGAAGCCGAGGCTGGGGCACTCGACCCGGATTCGCGCGCCGAGATGCTCGAGGGGCTCGGGCTCGGCATCGGTGTCCTCCCGCGCGTCGCGCGGGCGGCGTATCACCTGCTCGGCCGGCGCACCTTCCTGACCACCGGCGACAAGGAGACGCGCGCGTGGACGTTCCGCGCCGGTTCCAAGGCACCCGAATGCGCAGGGGTGATCCACTCCGATCTGCAACGCGGCTTCATCCGCGCGGAGGTGATCGAGTGGCGCGAGCTGCTCGAGATCGGGTCGTGGGCGAAGGCCAAGGAGCAGGGTCGGCTCCGCGTCGAGGGGAAGGACTACATCGTCCTGGACGGCGACGTACTCGAGATCCGCTTCAACGTGTGA
- a CDS encoding DUF192 domain-containing protein: MLRPCRHVHTFGMRFPIDVAFCAVTGVVLRTCTLPPRRLSPVVPRAAFAIEAAAGAFDRWKLRAGDRVELRG; the protein is encoded by the coding sequence GTGCTGCGGCCGTGTCGACACGTGCACACGTTCGGCATGCGGTTTCCGATCGATGTCGCCTTCTGCGCGGTGACCGGGGTCGTGCTGCGCACGTGCACGCTGCCTCCGCGTCGACTCTCGCCCGTCGTGCCTCGCGCCGCGTTCGCGATCGAGGCGGCGGCGGGAGCATTCGACAGGTGGAAGCTCCGGGCCGGCGACCGGGTCGAGCTCCGCGGATGA